A region from the Polaribacter sp. Hel1_33_78 genome encodes:
- the ppk2 gene encoding polyphosphate kinase 2 has protein sequence MNKKEILTAEDLGNLESNQDLIRLLKQKNISYSKVEKTLSYNNELRLLQIELVKLQRYISANNKRVAIIFEGRDAAGKGGNIRRFMEHLNPRSSRLVVLNKPTDIEKGQWYFQRYIKELPNPGEIVFFDRSWYNRAVVEPVMGFCSDNQYKEFLVQVPEFEHMMYEDGVVIIKFWLSITKEEQQKRFEGRKENPLKRWKFSPVDKQGQILWDKYTHYKSEMFSKTHTTYSPWMIIKTNDKKVARLEAMRHVLSQFDYDGKSEAGTVVNPDPNVVMRYYRSNNNELD, from the coding sequence ATGAATAAAAAGGAAATCCTAACGGCAGAAGATTTAGGAAATTTAGAAAGCAACCAGGATCTTATAAGGCTTTTAAAACAAAAAAACATTTCATATTCGAAGGTAGAAAAGACTCTTTCTTATAATAATGAATTACGTCTATTACAAATAGAATTGGTTAAATTACAGCGCTATATTTCCGCAAATAATAAAAGAGTTGCTATTATTTTTGAAGGAAGAGATGCGGCAGGAAAAGGCGGTAATATTCGTAGATTTATGGAGCACTTAAATCCACGGTCAAGTAGGCTGGTGGTATTAAATAAGCCTACGGATATAGAAAAGGGGCAATGGTATTTTCAAAGATATATTAAAGAATTACCAAATCCTGGTGAAATAGTTTTTTTTGATAGAAGTTGGTACAATAGAGCGGTTGTAGAGCCAGTTATGGGTTTTTGCTCAGATAACCAGTACAAAGAATTTTTAGTTCAAGTTCCAGAATTTGAGCACATGATGTATGAAGATGGCGTGGTAATAATAAAGTTTTGGTTATCAATTACTAAAGAGGAACAACAAAAACGTTTTGAAGGCAGAAAAGAAAATCCTTTAAAAAGATGGAAATTTAGTCCTGTTGATAAGCAAGGTCAAATATTGTGGGATAAATACACCCATTATAAATCTGAAATGTTCTCAAAAACACATACCACATATAGTCCTTGGATGATTATTAAAACCAATGATAAAAAAGTAGCAAGATTAGAGGCCATGAGGCATGTTTTATCACAGTTCGATTATGATGGAAAATCAGAAGCTGGCACGGTTGTAAATCCAGACCCAAATGTTGTGATGCGCTATTATCGTTCAAATAATAATGAATTAGATTAA
- a CDS encoding Smr/MutS family protein codes for MGLEIGNKVAILDDVLKGKIINIIGNSISVETSDGMIFNFSEAELVRIDTEQYELSKFSDINNELLKEKIDSNIPKKSLFKKEKSEVVFEVDLHINQLIKSKKGLDNYDMLNLQLETAKRKIEFALNKRISKIVFIHGVGEGVLKSELQRLLNKYPVKHYDASFKKYGLGATEVYVFQNPN; via the coding sequence ATGGGTTTAGAAATTGGAAATAAAGTGGCCATTTTAGATGATGTTTTAAAAGGAAAAATTATCAATATTATTGGTAATTCAATTTCTGTTGAAACATCTGATGGAATGATTTTTAATTTCTCAGAAGCTGAGTTGGTTAGAATTGATACAGAACAGTATGAATTGTCTAAATTTTCAGATATAAATAATGAACTTTTAAAGGAAAAAATTGATTCAAACATACCTAAAAAAAGTTTGTTTAAAAAAGAAAAAAGTGAAGTTGTTTTTGAGGTTGATTTGCATATTAATCAATTAATAAAGTCGAAAAAAGGTTTGGATAATTATGATATGTTAAACCTACAATTAGAAACTGCTAAAAGAAAAATTGAATTTGCATTAAATAAAAGAATTTCTAAAATTGTATTTATTCATGGAGTAGGAGAAGGGGTTTTAAAATCTGAACTTCAAAGATTACTGAATAAATATCCTGTAAAACATTATGATGCCTCCTTTAAAAAATATGGATTAGGAGCTACTGAAGTATATGTTTTTCAGAACCCTAATTAA
- a CDS encoding type IX secretion system membrane protein PorP/SprF, which translates to MMINKLIIVFKIRKNMWFWMLIMTTLLTSLKAYSQQLPNYTQYLYNMQIINPAYVGVKSDLSISLLSRQQWVGVEGAPSTSTFSINGRTSRGLGIGTTIVHDRIGLSETTNLNLDGSYTIITSRYSRLSFGLKAGVTFFNNNLFNGITPDNDIYNSISGRFPNVGFGTFFYNRKFFVGFSIPYLLETPQFYIEENYRKGALATNLNYFFSAGVLFKLSDNLMFKPSTMVRYTANLPISIDINSNLLYKEFIEAGLSYRYQNSVSALFSVILNKKFRVGYAYDYKTMNLGSNLSSHEIILHLNLDFKRNTRWLRHNKCYF; encoded by the coding sequence ATGATGATAAACAAACTGATAATCGTCTTTAAGATTAGAAAGAACATGTGGTTTTGGATGTTAATAATGACCACTCTTTTGACTAGTTTAAAAGCGTATTCCCAGCAATTACCAAACTACACCCAATATTTATATAATATGCAGATAATAAATCCCGCATATGTAGGTGTTAAGTCAGATTTAAGCATTTCTTTATTATCTAGACAACAATGGGTAGGTGTAGAGGGAGCGCCGAGTACTAGCACATTTTCTATAAATGGAAGAACAAGCAGGGGGTTAGGCATCGGCACAACAATTGTGCATGATAGAATTGGCTTATCAGAAACGACTAATTTAAATTTAGATGGATCATATACAATTATCACCTCTCGATATAGTAGGCTGTCTTTTGGGCTAAAAGCAGGGGTAACGTTTTTTAACAATAATTTATTCAATGGAATTACCCCCGATAATGATATATATAATTCTATTTCGGGTAGATTTCCAAATGTTGGTTTTGGTACTTTCTTTTACAATAGAAAATTCTTTGTAGGTTTCTCAATACCATATTTATTAGAAACCCCACAATTTTATATTGAAGAAAATTATAGAAAAGGTGCTCTTGCTACAAATCTAAACTATTTTTTCTCTGCTGGGGTTTTATTTAAACTTTCAGATAATTTGATGTTTAAACCATCAACAATGGTCAGATATACGGCTAATCTGCCAATTTCAATAGATATTAATTCAAATTTGTTATATAAAGAATTTATTGAAGCTGGTTTGTCTTATCGTTACCAAAATTCAGTAAGTGCTTTATTTTCAGTAATTCTAAATAAAAAATTTAGAGTGGGATATGCATATGATTATAAAACAATGAATTTGGGTAGTAATTTAAGCTCTCACGAAATAATATTACATTTAAATTTAGATTTTAAAAGAAATACTAGATGGTTGCGCCATAATAAATGTTATTTCTAA
- the ppk2 gene encoding polyphosphate kinase 2: MNKELSESEVRSLNSKKGLIALLSKEPLNIERALRYIDYQKKLEKLQTELIRMQTWAINNDERIIVVFQGRDAAGKGGAIRRVTERINPRHMRIVALPKPSKDEQSQWYFQRYVEQFPKAGEMVFFDRSWYNRAVVEPVNGFCTPKEYEIFMNQVNDFERMILESGIHLVKIYMSISKKEQAKRFADIKSDPLKQWKMTKLDEKAQALWDQYTDYKKAMFEKTHTKISPWKIIRANRKTEARVNVINHILKSIPYDKNLEI; the protein is encoded by the coding sequence ATGAATAAAGAATTATCAGAATCAGAAGTAAGGAGTTTAAATTCTAAAAAAGGACTAATTGCTTTGTTGTCTAAAGAACCTTTAAACATAGAAAGAGCTCTTAGGTATATTGACTATCAGAAAAAACTCGAGAAATTGCAAACCGAATTAATTAGAATGCAAACTTGGGCAATTAATAATGATGAACGTATAATTGTTGTTTTTCAAGGCAGGGATGCAGCAGGAAAAGGTGGCGCCATAAGAAGGGTTACAGAACGCATTAATCCTAGGCATATGCGTATTGTTGCATTACCAAAACCATCTAAAGACGAGCAATCTCAATGGTATTTTCAACGCTATGTTGAGCAATTTCCAAAAGCAGGAGAAATGGTGTTTTTTGATAGAAGTTGGTATAATAGAGCAGTTGTAGAGCCTGTTAACGGGTTTTGTACACCAAAAGAATATGAAATTTTCATGAATCAGGTAAATGATTTTGAAAGAATGATTTTAGAATCTGGAATTCATTTGGTTAAAATTTACATGTCTATTTCTAAAAAAGAACAAGCAAAACGTTTTGCAGATATAAAAAGTGATCCTCTAAAACAATGGAAAATGACCAAGTTAGATGAGAAAGCGCAAGCTTTATGGGATCAATACACAGATTATAAAAAAGCAATGTTTGAAAAAACTCATACTAAAATTTCTCCTTGGAAAATTATACGTGCAAACAGAAAAACGGAAGCACGGGTGAATGTAATAAATCACATTTTAAAAAGTATTCCTTATGATAAGAATTTAGAAATTTAA
- a CDS encoding gliding motility-associated C-terminal domain-containing protein has translation MPLSFLFLLFATNLIVGQVPPIANDDIASTIQNTPLNSSAPGLLENDTHGAGDVIIITEFLINGTTYVAGQTANFAEGDITIFEDGSYTFTPAGNYIGEVSIINYTITDGSLISSANLIISILSIPVPPNANDFYDTVDVNTTLNISSPGVFVNDTDENGDELFVTEFVINGVTYAPGQTAVLSEGSITIASDGSYIFIPTPNYIGTVPNILYTITDGVFTSSAWLFLTVEPTEDLLEIISFSSCNQGYTANGEYKVRYSAVFRNRSKAKDFHDPSFIRNIDIRNNLQTTFGNDCVTLVDGINVYNGPDRIDFNTEISYPVEFDGDAINPNFATVTSTSVFNDSAINNLILYPRQDFTVIFCVTVDPFCNGRPNPTPSGSGIDFNNIINVTSNKGNASKELLLTDFHTTEAVVTAGLYVPEFNDSLDPPGVINPDGTFDYTNTVIITNEGTATANNVNFNMGLGNFIDQGVVFDQLNIVKVSGPDVAINQAYNGNTETSLLSPNNSLQSGEKLVLEIFYLTQPIRSSLSSVFNQNPFSQTQGVLDGFDESLDAIKRRHSFVTWSDNLGDHLDRYYKTTNPTNSVSSSLQCVCSTASMSFFYESSSNMNKVISNVNKVPNGILEHEEITFQITIENTSESVELKNLQIQDNLNNICPGEIVSVTTPIIQNSTANTNPLLNANYDGISEINLFDGSSGILGANETITVQFSVVFNETCIRNNVAVFTSNDPFNVLLSSSSFVEVNAFSDTDNDGIFNDKDLDDDNDTILDVLEYNGLNPLDDHDADLIPNYRDLNFGPDANGDGIVDLFDFDSDGVPNHFDLDSDNDGILDIVEAGNAALDANNNGRTNNAVGLNGLDNTIETNDTSNALLTYTVPNTDSNGNANYLDIDADGDGIVDNIEGQSTDNYITISNIFSEAGIDTAYPNGISPIDSENDGIYDYIDTNSDNDIRDDIIEGWDIDSDGTAEILPSNIDQDNDGLDDAFDTNDNLVNPTNGQVPTSFPNADNIDNPERDWREIIAIEVIITNVSEIEGRDFIFELTFVTKNDNSILIESASDIDINFSTSNGTDATDIYDVATSPYDYNSITNTILTIPALNNTSTFTVTSLDDAIFELDEFFTLTGVIISNNTLNTEVKGVGTILDDDLAPAITMNNSRENEGVDLVHTITIAHPCSTPILIDIKTEDNLAVSPDDYLEVLETLTIDGTIDQNNANMEVSFNIVTIMDNLNELDEETLNVTGAVSTNNVGFQDLMKTGTIIDIDPYPLVHIDDVKAEEGNSLEFTISLLNANFELMQNYLPIKFSLETFGNTAIADEDYESIINFTNIPAYTSSINQSIQTIDDRLNEDTEAFFLEVNITTNNTSNTFSPRGEGLITDNDYPNLFSPNFDGKSDLFKISGIEDYPNFKLTIFNRLGNEVFNYSNNARINPLWWNGNHKGKPVPVGVYFYTLDFNDGVTKPRTSFIQLIR, from the coding sequence ATGCCTTTAAGCTTCTTATTTTTATTATTTGCCACAAATCTTATTGTTGGGCAGGTGCCACCAATTGCAAATGATGACATAGCTTCAACAATACAAAACACTCCTTTAAATTCTTCGGCTCCTGGGCTCTTAGAAAATGATACTCACGGAGCTGGAGATGTAATTATAATTACAGAATTTTTAATAAATGGAACAACTTATGTTGCCGGACAAACTGCTAATTTTGCTGAAGGAGATATTACAATTTTTGAAGATGGTAGCTATACTTTTACCCCCGCTGGAAATTATATTGGGGAAGTTTCTATAATTAACTATACAATAACAGATGGATCTTTGATAAGTTCTGCAAATTTAATAATTTCTATTTTATCAATTCCGGTGCCTCCAAATGCAAATGATTTTTATGATACTGTAGATGTAAATACTACATTAAATATCTCATCACCAGGGGTATTTGTAAATGATACGGATGAAAATGGAGACGAACTATTTGTTACAGAATTTGTAATAAATGGGGTAACTTATGCACCTGGTCAAACTGCTGTTTTATCTGAAGGGAGTATAACAATTGCCTCAGACGGTAGTTATATATTTATTCCAACTCCAAATTATATAGGTACTGTTCCTAATATTTTATATACTATAACGGACGGTGTTTTTACAAGTTCTGCGTGGTTATTTTTAACCGTTGAGCCTACAGAAGATTTATTAGAAATTATCAGTTTTAGCAGTTGTAATCAGGGTTATACTGCAAATGGTGAGTACAAAGTCAGATATTCAGCTGTTTTTCGTAATAGAAGCAAAGCGAAAGATTTTCATGACCCAAGTTTCATACGTAATATAGATATAAGGAATAATTTACAGACAACTTTTGGAAATGATTGTGTAACTCTTGTAGATGGAATTAATGTTTATAATGGTCCTGATAGAATAGATTTTAATACTGAAATCAGTTATCCAGTAGAATTTGATGGAGATGCAATAAATCCTAATTTTGCTACTGTAACATCAACCTCAGTTTTTAATGATAGTGCAATAAATAATTTAATATTATATCCAAGGCAAGACTTTACTGTAATTTTCTGTGTTACGGTAGACCCATTTTGTAATGGCAGACCTAATCCAACGCCATCAGGTTCTGGCATTGATTTTAACAACATAATAAATGTTACCTCAAATAAAGGAAATGCATCAAAAGAACTCTTACTTACAGATTTTCATACAACAGAAGCAGTTGTAACGGCAGGTTTATATGTGCCAGAATTTAATGATTCATTAGATCCTCCAGGAGTAATAAATCCAGATGGAACTTTTGATTATACAAATACTGTAATCATTACAAATGAAGGCACTGCTACTGCTAATAATGTTAATTTTAATATGGGTTTAGGTAATTTTATAGACCAAGGAGTTGTCTTTGATCAATTAAATATTGTAAAGGTTTCAGGCCCTGATGTAGCTATTAATCAAGCTTATAATGGAAATACAGAAACTAGTTTACTTTCTCCAAACAATTCACTTCAATCAGGTGAAAAACTAGTTTTAGAAATATTTTACTTAACACAACCCATTAGATCAAGCCTGTCTAGTGTTTTCAATCAGAATCCCTTTTCTCAAACGCAAGGAGTTCTTGATGGATTTGATGAATCTTTAGATGCTATAAAAAGAAGACACTCTTTTGTTACCTGGTCAGATAATTTAGGAGATCATTTAGATAGGTATTATAAAACAACAAATCCAACAAATAGTGTGTCTTCTAGCTTGCAGTGTGTTTGTAGCACAGCGTCTATGTCATTTTTTTACGAATCTTCATCTAATATGAATAAAGTAATCTCTAATGTTAATAAAGTTCCAAATGGTATTTTAGAGCATGAAGAAATTACTTTCCAAATTACGATTGAAAATACAAGTGAATCGGTAGAATTAAAAAATTTACAAATACAGGATAATTTAAATAATATCTGTCCCGGAGAAATTGTTTCTGTAACAACGCCTATTATTCAAAATTCTACAGCAAATACAAACCCTCTATTAAATGCAAATTATGATGGAATTTCAGAAATAAATTTATTTGATGGCTCATCAGGAATTTTAGGAGCTAATGAAACAATTACTGTGCAATTTTCGGTTGTATTTAATGAAACATGTATTCGTAATAATGTTGCTGTTTTTACTTCAAATGATCCTTTTAATGTTTTGCTTTCTTCTTCGTCTTTTGTAGAGGTAAATGCGTTTTCGGATACAGATAATGATGGTATTTTTAATGATAAAGATTTAGATGATGATAACGATACAATTTTAGATGTATTAGAATATAACGGTTTAAATCCCTTAGATGACCATGATGCAGACCTTATACCAAATTATAGAGATTTAAATTTTGGACCAGATGCGAATGGAGATGGCATTGTAGATCTTTTTGATTTTGATAGTGATGGTGTTCCTAATCATTTTGATTTAGATAGTGATAATGATGGAATTCTAGATATTGTTGAAGCAGGAAACGCTGCATTAGATGCCAATAATAACGGAAGAACTAATAATGCTGTTGGGTTAAACGGACTTGATAATACTATAGAAACTAATGATACTAGCAATGCACTTCTTACATATACCGTTCCAAATACAGATTCCAATGGGAATGCAAATTATTTAGATATTGATGCCGATGGAGATGGTATTGTAGATAATATTGAAGGACAATCAACAGATAATTATATTACAATTAGTAATATTTTTTCTGAGGCAGGAATTGATACCGCATATCCTAATGGAATTTCGCCTATTGATTCAGAAAATGATGGTATTTATGACTATATCGACACGAATTCAGATAATGATATTCGAGATGATATCATTGAGGGATGGGATATAGATAGTGATGGTACTGCAGAAATACTTCCGTCAAATATAGACCAAGATAATGATGGACTTGATGATGCTTTTGATACTAATGACAATTTAGTAAATCCCACAAATGGACAGGTTCCAACAAGTTTTCCAAATGCTGATAATATAGATAATCCAGAGAGAGATTGGCGAGAAATAATAGCAATAGAGGTTATTATCACTAATGTCTCTGAAATAGAAGGAAGAGATTTTATATTTGAATTAACTTTCGTTACAAAAAATGATAATTCCATTTTAATTGAAAGTGCTTCTGATATTGATATTAATTTTTCTACATCAAACGGAACAGATGCCACGGATATTTATGATGTAGCCACTTCACCATATGATTATAATAGTATTACAAATACAATTCTCACAATTCCTGCTCTAAACAATACATCAACTTTTACAGTGACTTCTTTGGATGATGCTATTTTTGAATTAGACGAATTTTTTACATTAACGGGCGTTATTATATCAAACAATACTTTAAATACTGAAGTAAAAGGAGTAGGAACTATTTTGGATGATGATTTAGCTCCTGCCATAACTATGAATAACTCTAGAGAGAATGAAGGTGTAGATTTAGTGCATACAATAACGATAGCTCATCCTTGCTCAACACCTATATTAATAGATATAAAAACAGAAGACAATCTTGCGGTAAGTCCAGATGATTATTTAGAAGTTTTAGAAACTTTAACCATAGATGGCACCATAGACCAAAATAATGCAAACATGGAAGTCTCGTTTAACATTGTTACAATAATGGATAATTTAAATGAGTTAGATGAAGAAACTTTAAATGTAACAGGTGCCGTGTCAACAAATAATGTGGGGTTTCAAGATTTAATGAAAACAGGCACAATTATAGATATTGACCCATATCCTTTAGTGCATATAGATGATGTAAAAGCTGAAGAAGGTAATTCTTTAGAGTTTACAATTAGTCTCTTAAATGCAAATTTTGAGCTTATGCAGAATTATTTACCAATAAAATTTAGTTTAGAGACCTTCGGCAATACGGCCATTGCCGACGAAGATTATGAATCGATCATTAATTTTACAAATATTCCTGCCTACACATCTTCTATAAATCAATCTATCCAAACGATAGATGATCGCTTAAATGAAGATACGGAAGCCTTTTTTTTGGAAGTCAATATAACTACTAATAATACTTCAAATACTTTTTCACCAAGAGGAGAAGGATTAATAACAGACAATGATTATCCAAATTTGTTTTCTCCAAATTTTGATGGTAAAAGTGATTTGTTTAAAATATCTGGAATTGAAGATTATCCGAATTTTAAATTGACGATATTTAATCGTTTAGGAAATGAAGTGTTTAATTATAGCAATAATGCGAGAATAAATCCTTTGTGGTGGAATGGTAATCATAAAGGAAAACCCGTTCCTGTTGGGGTTTATTTTTACACTTTAGATTTTAATGATGGGGTTACTAAACCGAGAACAAGTTTTATACAATTAATAAGATGA
- a CDS encoding cysteine desulfurase family protein, which produces MKAIYLDNAATTKIDSDVLELMHISMQENFGNPSSTHQFGRKAKSALETARKNIAQHFNVSASEIIFTSGGTEADNLILHNAVLNLGVQRIITSRIEHHAVLHTCEFLERIHNIKLDFVNVDKFGNIDLCHLKDLLSNSNDKTLVSLMYINNEIGNILPADEVSVLCKNYNALFHSDTVQAIGHYNLDLQNTPIDFIAASAHKFHGPKGVGFAYFKKGFGVLPMFYGGDQEKGARSSTENVHAILGMEKALEIAVANLDSDKEHIEKIKQYFISEFQTLSKHISFNGLSSNLNTSSYTILSVCFPLSNDMFLFSLDMAGIAVSGGSACQSGSLKGSHVLSEILKADELSKTSVRFSFSKFTTKEEIDITLAQIKELLSK; this is translated from the coding sequence ATGAAAGCTATTTATTTAGACAATGCTGCAACAACAAAAATTGATTCTGATGTTCTAGAATTGATGCATATTTCGATGCAAGAAAATTTCGGAAATCCATCATCTACTCATCAGTTTGGAAGGAAAGCAAAGTCTGCTCTTGAAACTGCTAGAAAAAATATTGCTCAACATTTTAATGTTTCTGCAAGTGAAATTATTTTTACTTCTGGTGGAACAGAAGCAGATAATTTAATCTTGCATAATGCAGTTTTAAATTTAGGCGTTCAGAGAATCATTACATCAAGAATAGAACATCATGCTGTTCTGCATACGTGTGAGTTTCTTGAAAGGATTCATAATATAAAATTAGATTTTGTTAATGTTGATAAATTTGGAAATATAGATTTATGCCATTTGAAAGATTTATTGTCAAATTCAAATGACAAAACCTTGGTTAGTTTAATGTACATCAATAACGAAATAGGTAATATACTGCCTGCTGATGAGGTTTCGGTTTTGTGCAAAAACTATAATGCTCTTTTTCATTCTGACACTGTCCAAGCAATTGGCCATTATAATTTAGATTTACAGAATACACCTATTGACTTTATTGCTGCAAGTGCCCATAAATTTCATGGACCAAAAGGAGTGGGCTTTGCTTATTTTAAAAAAGGTTTTGGAGTGCTACCAATGTTTTATGGAGGAGATCAAGAAAAAGGCGCAAGGTCTAGTACAGAAAATGTTCATGCTATTTTAGGAATGGAAAAGGCTTTAGAGATTGCAGTTGCAAATTTAGATAGTGATAAAGAGCATATAGAAAAAATTAAGCAATACTTTATTTCTGAGTTTCAAACCCTGTCAAAGCACATAAGTTTTAATGGCCTTTCCTCCAATTTAAATACTAGTAGCTATACTATTTTAAGTGTATGTTTCCCTTTGAGTAATGATATGTTTTTATTTAGCTTAGATATGGCAGGTATTGCAGTTTCTGGCGGTTCTGCTTGCCAAAGTGGGAGTCTTAAAGGTTCTCATGTGTTATCAGAAATATTAAAAGCCGATGAATTGAGCAAAACTTCTGTTCGTTTTTCTTTTTCTAAGTTTACAACTAAAGAAGAGATAGATATAACGCTTGCGCAAATTAAAGAGCTGCTTTCAAAGTAG
- a CDS encoding lipid A deacylase LpxR family protein: MKSLIFFCLFFLSFFIFSQEKFSREVSFITDNDLYVSTAKDRYYTSGFFLSYRYLSKTKKENQEKKIFEWLIGHEMYTPYKSIVKSINAHDRPFASYLYGSFGINRIYKKNTTLNTTLQIGIVGPNAFGEELQNFIHNIYGFKEAIGWKFQIKNAFGFNFNTNYNQFLVKDPSNHYDLSWINSVKLGTVYTNISSGFYARLGFKPLAKIINSIAFKTNLNDKNTNFERAIESFLYIKPLVRYALYDTTIQGSFLKTTSEVTKELVPLVFHLEVGLKFTANRFHFGYIFHYNSNKSKNLRRDNGNKYGTISVNYLLD; the protein is encoded by the coding sequence ATGAAATCCCTAATATTTTTCTGTTTATTTTTTTTATCTTTTTTTATTTTTTCTCAAGAAAAATTTTCTAGAGAAGTTAGTTTTATAACTGATAATGATTTGTATGTTTCTACTGCTAAAGATCGATATTATACAAGTGGTTTTTTTTTAAGTTATAGATATCTCTCTAAAACAAAAAAAGAAAACCAAGAAAAAAAGATTTTTGAATGGCTAATTGGTCATGAAATGTATACTCCATATAAATCTATTGTAAAAAGTATTAATGCACATGATAGACCTTTTGCAAGTTATTTATATGGCAGTTTTGGAATCAATAGAATTTATAAAAAGAATACAACTTTAAATACAACTTTACAAATTGGCATAGTGGGACCTAATGCCTTTGGCGAAGAACTACAAAATTTTATTCATAATATTTATGGTTTTAAAGAAGCTATTGGTTGGAAGTTTCAAATCAAAAATGCTTTTGGATTCAATTTCAACACGAATTACAATCAATTTTTAGTTAAAGACCCTTCTAACCATTATGATCTTTCATGGATAAATTCTGTAAAACTAGGTACTGTTTACACAAATATTTCTTCTGGATTTTATGCAAGATTAGGCTTTAAACCACTCGCAAAAATAATTAATTCTATTGCTTTTAAAACAAACTTAAATGATAAAAATACTAATTTTGAGAGAGCAATAGAATCTTTCTTATACATTAAGCCTTTGGTTAGATATGCGCTCTATGACACAACAATACAAGGTAGTTTTTTAAAGACTACTAGTGAAGTTACAAAAGAACTAGTCCCTTTAGTTTTTCATTTAGAAGTAGGGTTAAAATTTACAGCTAACAGGTTTCATTTTGGGTATATTTTTCATTATAATAGCAATAAATCTAAAAATTTAAGAAGAGATAATGGAAATAAATATGGTACAATTTCTGTTAATTATTTACTTGATTAA